The Chroicocephalus ridibundus chromosome 3, bChrRid1.1, whole genome shotgun sequence genome has a segment encoding these proteins:
- the FOSL2 gene encoding fos-related antigen 2 — protein sequence MYQDYPGNFDTSSRGSSGSPGHPETYSSGAAQQKFRVDMPGSGSAFIPTINAITTSQDLQWMVQPTVITSMSSPYSRSHPYSHPLPPLSSVAGHTALQRPGVIKTIGTTVGRRRRDEQLSPEEEEKRRIRRERNKLAAAKCRNRRRELTEKLQAETEVLEEEKSVLQKEIAELQKEKEKLEFMLVAHSPVCKISPEERRSPPSSSLQSVRTGASGAVVVKQEPVEEEIPSSSLVLDKAQRSVIKPINIAGGFYGEEALNTPIVVTSTPAITPGSSNLVFTYPNVLDQESPLSPSESCSKAHRRSSSSGDQSSDSLNSPTLLAL from the exons AAATTTCGAGTAGATATGCCAGGATCAGGCAGCGCTTTTATCCCTACAATCAACGCCATCACAACCAGCCAAGACCTGCAGTGGATGGTTCAGCCCACCGTCATCACCTCCATGTCAAGCCCTTACTCTCGTTCGCACCCCTACAGCCACCCGCTGCCCCCGCTGTCTTCAGTGGCCGGACACACGGCCCTTCAGCGACCTGGTGTGATCAAAACCATCGGGACCACAGTGGGCCGGAGACGAAGAGACGAGCAG CTGTCGCCCGAGGAAGAAGAGAAGCGAAGGATCCGGAGAGAGAGGAACAAGCTGGCAGCTGCTAAGTGTCGTAACAGGCGTCGAGAGCTAACAGAGAAACTCCAGGCG GAAACTGaagtgctggaggaggagaagtcGGTGCTGCAAAAGGAGATCGCTGAGCtccagaaggagaaggagaagctggaGTTTATGCTGGTGGCTCACAGCCCTGTGTGCAAAATCAGCCCTGAGGAACGTCGGAGCCCACCATCCAGCAGCCTCCAGAGCGTTCGGACTGGAGCAAGCGGAGCGGTGGTGGTGAAGCAGGAGCCTGTGGAGGAAGAGATCCCATCTTCCTCTTTGGTCCTTGACAAAGCCCAGAGGTCTGTCATTAAGCCCATCAACATTGCTGGAGGTTTTTATGGGGAGGAGGCACTCAACACTCCCATCGTGGTGACCTCAACACCAGCCATCACTCCTGGCTCCTCCAACTTGGTGTTCACCTACCCCAACGTGTTGGATCAGGAGTCTCCTCTCTCCCCGTCCGAGTCCTGCTCCAAAGCTCAccggaggagcagcagcagcggtgaCCAGTCCTCGGATTCCTTGAACTCTCCCACCTTGCTGGCGTTGtaa